The genomic interval AGGGCTCGAGGTGGTCGATCTGACCGCCGCGACGGTTGGAGCGAGGCGATCGAGATGAGACGGGTCCCGTTTCTTGCCGTCTTTCTGGTCCTGGCGGTTGGCTCGGTCTGTTCCGCCTCTCCGTCGATTCCGGAACTCTGGATGGCTAACGGCATGGTCCAAGGGACCCAGAGTTTCCGCTACGGAGAGGTCGACTGGGAGAGTGAACTGGCCTACGTGGCGGGAGAGGCCCTTCTGCCCGATAGGGGGACTCCCTCGGAGATGCTGAGGTCTCGAAGGGCCGCCAGGGTGTCCCTCTTTCTCAACTGCTCTCTTCTGTCCCACGAGTTGACAGGAACGGAGCCTCCCGACACCTTCGAGACCGACGGAGCGCTCTTCGAGGACGTGGCGGTTCTAGGAGGAGAGAGGGATGGCCGTTACGTGGTGGGGGCATGGATCCCTCTGGACCGTATCGTCGCCCTCTCGGAGCGCTAGTCCCCTGTGGGCAGGGAGAACCGCAGCTCCAGGCCGTCGCCTTTCGGGCGTATGGTAGCCTTGTCGGGGCTCAGCTCGTCCAGCTCGATGGCGTCCAGTACCGACTTGAGGGCCTGTCTCGTAGCTTCGTCGAAGGCGTCCAGATGGCCTTTCATCTTGTCTCCCAGCTCCTCGAGCTCCTTGGGCAGCTTTATAGACGGTCTCTCTCGTTCCTCTCCGACGGCCAGGTCGTCGGATGGATCCTGATCGGGAAGGTCCACCGGAACCCTTTCGGTGGACCCTATTCCGCCTATGCTGTAGGATTCCACCGTCGGCTTCCGGGGCTTCGTGCGGGGTTTGGGATCGGGGATCACCACCGGAGATGCGATTCTCTCCTCCGTAGCGTCGCCGGATACGTAGCCCGGAGTGGAGATCGGCATATCGGTTCTCTCGTCTTTATCGTCGCCTCTTTTGCCCATGAGACCGACCAAAGTCCCCAGGATCAGGGATATAAGCAGTAATATCAAGGCCATAAGGCCGGAAAAGCCTCTTCTCTTCATTGAACGTCCCCCTTCCCGACCGAGATCGGTCGCTTCGGATATCCCAGCATAATCCAGAGTTCCTATCCCCACAAGTGCCGCAGGATGTATCATAGGGTCTGTCGCGATGTCTGAAGGGCATCTCCGAAAACCTCGGGCGTGAGTTTTTAGAGGTGCCTTGAAATCAGAAGACGAGTTCGGAGGCGTTAACATGGAAGATCTCTATAGATCGGCCGTCCGGGAGGGATTGGAGGAGGCTAAACGATCCCTTCCCGGCGACGACCCGATGAAAAGAGCCTGGAGGGTCGCCCTCTCCAGGATGATAGACGACATGGCTTTGGAAAACCCGGATAGAGAGGGCGCTATAAGGCTGGCTCCTCTGGAGATGGACCCGGGAGACACCCCCTATCTATACGGATTCGACCGGGTCTGGAGCGCCGCACCGGTCTTCATAGGAGCCATGTTGGGTTGGCTTGTCGTCTCCCCCGCCCTGACCTCCCTGGGGATGACAGGGGACTTCCCCCTGTTTCTGGGTACGGCTCTCGGGGCTACTGGGCTGTCCTTCTTCCGTAGAAAGACCGAATCGGTCGACCTGAAGGAGATGGAGAGGCGGCTCGAGACGATGTTGTCCGTCGCAAGGGAGAGGATCGACAGGGCCGTGGAGGACGGAGAAGAGGATTCAAGGAGGGGTTCGGACGATCTCTGGATAGGGAGGGCCCTGACCGATCTGAAGGCCGTCCCTAGGGACCAGCTGGAGACGGCGGTGGAGGCTCTCCTGATAGAGGGAGAGAACCGGGGATACGGAGGTCCGTCGACTTACCGCCCCGGAGTCGATTCTCCTGCCGCTTCGACCATGGTATGGAGCTCCGAGTTATTCGAGACCTACGAGAGCTTCGGACACTACGAGGAGGGCACCCCTGTGACGGTTGAGAGAGCTCCGGTCTTCAGAGACGGATCTCTGGTCGTCAAGGGCCTTGTGCGACGGAGGTCCTCGAGATGACCAGGCCGGTTCTGGCGGTCGACTTCGGTACCTCCAACTCCTATTTCTGCAAGTGTCCTTCTGACGAGCTTCTGCCCTCCCCTGTGGATTTCATCGCGGACCGTACCGGGATGGACACGGTGGTGCTCTACCGAGAGGGAAGATCCCCTCTGGTGGGGTCCATTGCCCTGAACACCTGGGGAGAGGCCACCGAGGAGGAGAGACGATCCCTTAAACTGGTAACCCGTTTCAAGCCCGAGATAGACAGGGACCGTGAGAGCTACAGGGCCGCCGTGGCCTTTCTGTCCTCCGTTAGGGAGGAGGCCGAGGCCAGGCACATCCCCTTCGATCCACGCTCCAGAGAGGTCTATTTCGGGGTTCCCTGTCAGGCCGGCGGATCCTACCTCGACGCATTGACCTCCGCCGCCTTCGATGCCGGTTACGGTAGGGTGAAGACCCTGGAGGAGCCTCTCGGGGCCCTGCTCTACCATATCTCCCAGAGGGACATGGCGCCGTCGGAGGCCATGGGACGGGTGCTGGTGCTGGACTTCGGAGGAGGCACCTGCGATCTGGCCTCCCTGGAGGGGCTGTCGGTTCGATCGTCCTGGGGAGACTGGTCCCTGGGAGGAAGGCTTTTCGACGACCTGTTCTTTCGGATCCTCTGCGAGAGGAACCCCGGTCTGGAGGAGAGTATGGACGAGGGAACGTCCTACTTCGTCCACTGGTATTGGAGCAGGATCCTAAAAGAGAGCTTCTCCACGACCATGGCCCGGGACAGGTCGGTTCTGTGGAGCGGGACCGCCGGAGCCTACGGCGGCATCCGAAGGCTGGGATGGGACGAGTTCATGGAGAGGATCTCCGACTATCGTCCCACCGAGGACATGATCCGTTCAATAGGGGGAGACTGTCCCGGCTCGGACTGTCCGGAAAACCTGGTCACTCGACTTGGGGGCCTCATCCTGGGCTGCGACGGAGCGGATTCGGTCATATTGGCGGGGGGAAGCAGTCTCTGGCCCTTCGTGTCGGACCTCGTACAGAGGATCATGCCCGAGGCCAGGCTGATAAGGAGCGATCAGCCCTACGGGGTCGTCTCCCGAGGTCTGGCTCTGTTCCCGGCGCTGAAGAACAAAAACGGTCAGACCCTGTCGTCGCTCCGGAGAGATCTGCATCGTTTCGTGGAGGAGATCCGGACCGACGTGATCGATCCTGTGCTGGAGGACACTGTGGACCGTGCGTCCGACGACGTGGCGTCCCTTCTGGTCGGAGAGGCTGTAATCCCCGCCCTGGAGGAATTCCGCAGAGCCGGAGGGAAGATCTCCGCCTTCGAAAAGAGGGTGATCTCCGCCATGGAGGACAGAAAGGACTCGGTCGACCGTAAGGTGACGGATCATCTCAGGTCGGCCTCGGAGAAGATCCCCGTCATGGTGCTGGAAAAGCTGGCTCTCTGGTTCAGGAAAAACGGAGTACGGTCCATGCCGAGACATCTGGAACTCGCCCTCGGAGAGGAGGGGCCGGATGTTTTGTCCGCCCTGGACATGAGCGGCATATCCCCCGTGGCGGGACTGTCCTCCGGAATGGACAGGGTCGCAGCTGTCCTGGCCGGAGCCGTGGTCGCCTCTATCTGTGGCGGAGGAGGAATGGCCCTCATAGCCTCGGGCCTGCCCGGACTGCTCCTGGGCGGAGTCATAGGTCTCGGCGGTTACGCGTTGGGTCGGGAGAGGATAAGGAAAGGGTTTAGGGACATATCGATACCTAAGATGATGGCACGAGCCGTCGTATCGGAAGGGACGGTGGAGAAGGCCGTCGCGAGGTCCAGAAAGGCCATCTCCGACGGCCTTCAAGACGGGGTGAGAAGAGAATGGGCCGCTCTGGAGCAGGAGCTTATGGCCTCGGTGGAGGAGATGGTACGAAAGGAGATAGCGGCTTTGTCAATGCTGAATCAACTGGAAGGAGGGGTATCCCGTGAAGACTAGAGCGGTTTCGCCGTTAAGAGCGTCTCGGACTGCACTGTGGGTGATCTTGACTGTGATCTTATCGACACTGGTGTTGCCTCACGCCGCGGAGTCCTACAGCTGGGTCTTCCGGAACAGTCCGGCCTGGAACTACATGGAAAAACACCGGTCCAAACGCTACGCCAAGGCCAGGGTGTCGGTCATGACCTCCTATTTCAAGGCGAAGAACCCCGGCATCAGTGCCAAGGCGGCAAGGACCTACGCGTCTTTGGTGGAGGCCATCTCCGGAAAATACGGCGTGGATCCCTTTCTGGTGTCCTCTATCATAGTGAAGGAGTCCACCGTAAAGGTGAGGGCCAAGAGCGGCAAGGCCTACGGTCTGATGCAGATAAACTGGAAGGCCAACAGAAAGTGGATCCCCAGGGTATTCCCCACGGTAAAATCCGCCTCGAAGCTGCTCCATTCCAAACCTAACATATACGTCGGCTGCTATATGTTGAGGGATGCCCTCAAAAGAGGAGGAAACGTGGACAAGGCCCTGGATATATACAGGGGTAAGAGCATAACCTCCTACCGCACCAAGATACACCGATATTACTCCGATCAGGTGGATATGCTGCGCAAAAAACTTTGATATTGACAAAGGATTCGATGACTCTCAGAAGAGAAGTGCGATGAGATCAAGATGTACACCCCCGGTGCCAGACTGTACAATGTCTGTGCCGGGGGTTCTTTTTTCGGCATAAAAGCATCGAAAGGGGTTATTCGCCATGATTTCCCGAGAGAAGAGACACAACGAAGTGTGGTTTACCGAGGAGTCCACCAAACATCTGCGCCTGTCCCTGAGGGTGACGGGAGAGCTGGTTCGGAAGGAGACTCCCTATCAATCCCTGCTGGCACTGGAGACCGCCGAGTACGGCCGTATGCTGGTCCTGGACGGGGCAATTCAGGTGACGGAGAAGGACGAGTTCTGCTATCACGAGATGATGGCCCACGTGCCCCTCTGTTCCCATCCCAACCCTAAAAAGGTCCTCGTCGTCGGAGGCGGAGACGGTGGCTCGCTCAGAGAGGCGGTAAAACACGAGTCGGTTGAAAAGGCCGTTCTGGTGGACATAGACGAGGAGGTAATAAACACCTCCAGGGAGTTCTTTCCGACCTTGAGCTGTGCCATGGACGATCCCAAGGCGGAGATAAGGCCTATGGACGCCATGGTCTACATGAAGGACCATCGAGGGGAGTTCGACGTGATAATAGTCGACGCCACCGATCCGGTGGACATGGCGGCAGGACTCTTCCAGTCGCCCTTCTACAGGGACGTGTGGGATGCTCTGTCCGACGACGGCTTCATGGTGACCCACATAGAATCGCCCTTCACCGACGCCGCCATAATGGTCCCGGCCTATCGTGCCATGAAGGAGGTCTTTCCTTCCGTACATCCCTATCTGGGCTTCATGCCCACCTATCCCTCTGGGATGTGGGTATATGCCATAGGCTCGAAGAGGCACGATCCGTCGAAGCCGCTGAGGGAGGCCCCCAAGGGACTCAAGTACTACACCTCCGACGTCCACAGGGCGTCCTTCGCCCTTCCTCCCTTCCTGGTCGAGCTGTTGGAAAATGGAGAAGGCGTTGAAAGCCATTACTAAAGACACGGCTCTTTTAGTCGCATAAGATCTTTGATAGCCCTATCCCCCTTGATGTAAAATACAAGGGGGTATTTTTAGATAAGCATACAGGGATGATGTCTCTGAACATGAGGAGGGCGATCGAACATGAGAAACTGGAGTCTGAAGACCAAGCTTCTGACGGTGATCCTGACGATCTCGTTTTTGGCCTTTTCGTCGGCCGTGGGAATACTGACCTATCGGGCCAGGTCGATGGCCCTTGAAAACGCCTACAGTCTCGGAGAGGAGACGGCTCAGAGGTACGGGGTTCAGGTCTCCGAGTATCTTGGCAGGGCTCTGACCCACGCCAGGGACCTGTCGATACAGTTTTCCATGATGGTCGGTCGTGAAAGGTCCGACAGGGACGCCGGGGTGGCTCTTCTTCGATCCACCTTGGAGTCCAATCCCCAACTTTTCGGAGCCTGGGCAGTCTTCGAGCCTAACGTCTTCGACGGCAGGGACTCGGAGTTCGTCGGTGCCGAGGGACACGACGATACCGGACGCTATATCCCCTATCTGGTGCGTTCCGGCGGCGATATACTGCACGATCCCTGCGTGGGTTATGAGACTGCCGAGTATTATCAATTGCCTCTGACGTCTGGAAATGTAGTAATAGCAGATCCGGCCGAATGGGAGGTAGGGGGCAAGATGGTCATGATGACATCTCTCTGCGTTCCGGTTAAGCTGGGTGGAAAGGTCATAGGAGTGGTCGGGGTGGACATATCCATGGACACCTTCCAGAAGGTCTTCTCCGAAATAAAACCCTTCGGGACCGGATATGCCGGGCTGCTTTCTGACAAGGGAACCTATGTGGCCTATCCCAAGAAAGATCTGGTTGGCACCACCGTATCGGACGGAGAGGCCCTCTCTGCCATCCGAGACGGAAAGAACTTCAATCGTTCGGTCGTGTCCGACGTCTCAGGAGTGGACATATACGAGACCTTCCAGCCAGTGGATGTGGACAGATACGGATCGCCCTGGTCGGTGCAGATCGCCTTGCCCTACGACATGATATATCAGGAGGCGGACTCTATAATGACCATGGGAATCATGGTCGGAGTAGCGGCCCTGGCGGTGCTGGCCGGAGTAGTCCTGTTCTTCGTGGGTAGAGTGGTGCGTCCCATAAAAACGGCCTCCCTCTTGGCGAGCAGGGCAAAGGACGGCGACCTCACTATAACCAGGGACGAGTTCCAGACCTCCTCCGGCGACGAGGTTGGCCGTATGGCCGATTCCCTCTCCGAGATGGTCGAGGGGCTTCGCGACATAGTCGGCTCGGTGGTAGAGGAAGCTCAGTCGGTCTCAGACAGGTCCACCAGTTTGGCGGCCCTCTCCGAGGAGGCCAACGCCTCCATGGAGGAGATCCGTTCGTCCGTCGAGAAGGTAGCCTCTTTGGCTGAGAGCAACTCGGCGGCTTTGCAGGAAAGCGGGGCTTCCGTGCAGGAGGTGGCGGAGAGCGCGCAGATGTCTGCCTCGTCTGCCACCGAAGGAGCCGAGGCATCCCAGAAAAGCGCCGAGGAGACCCAAAAAGCGGTGGGTAAGGTGGAGGAAACCATCCACAAGATGGAGGAGGCCGGCGAGGTGTCCAGGGAAAGCATAGGTCGTATAAGAGAACTGGCAGGATCGGTGGATTCCATCAGCGGTTTCGTAGGGGACATCACCAGGATAGCGGACCAGACGAACCTGTTGGCCCTTAACGCCGCCATAGAGGCCGCCCGGGCCGGAGAGGCCGGCCGAGGATTCGCCGTGGTCGCCGAGGAGGTCCGCAAGCTTGCGGAGGAATCGGCCCTGTCGGCCGACAAGGTCGCCAAGATAATAGTCGAGCTTGAGGAACACTCGGGTGAGTCCATAGAGGCCACCGAGAGGACCGGTTCGATCCTGTCCGAGGCGGTCGAATCCGCCAGGGGAGCCCAGGAGGAGTTGAACCGGTCTTTGGAGATGACCAGAGAGGTCAACGAGGCCATACAGAACATCGCAGCCGTGGCCCAGGAACAGGCCGCCTCGTCGGAGGAGATGACCTCCTCGATAGATCAGGTCACCAACGCCAACTTCGACACCGTTCGCATGATGGAGGCCATAAGAGGGGCCTCGGAGGAGACCGCGAAAGCCTCCGAGGGGGTCTCTCTGGAGGCTCAGGCTATGGCCGAAGGGGCCTCCTCCATGATGTCGCTGGTGAAACGGTTCAAGCTGAAGAAAGAGGACAGAGGTTTGGCCCGACTCTGATCGGAAGCTCAGGCCGAGGTAGGGGGCTCAAGCCCCCTACCTCGGCTTTTTTTTCGGCGAGTTTACGTGATATCATGATAAATAAGGGGGGATTTACGTGAGTAGGGTCATGCGCTTGGTCTTCGTGGCGGTACTCTCATGGGTGTCTTTCAACTGCTCCGTAGTCTTTTCCGAGACCTCCGACGGCTTGCTCTACGTGGATGCCTCCGTGCCTCTCTCGGAGGAGGAGCGAGAATACCTCGAGAAGCTGGGCCCCATCCGTTTTTCCGTGGACCCCTCCTGGGCTCCCTATGAATGGATAGACGAATCCGGCGAATATCGTGGCGTCGGGGCGGATTATCTCAAGCTCCTCTCCGGAAAGTTGGGAGTCGCCATGGAGTTGGTTCCCACTAGATCTTGGGAGGAGACCCTGGAGTTCGTCAAGGCCGGCAGCTCCGACGTGATCCCTTTGCTTAACAGGACCGAGGATCGAGAGGAATATCTGGGTTTTACCTCTCCGTACGTCATAAACCCAGCCGTGATAGTCACCAAAGACGACGTGTCGGATTTGGCAGGTTTCGTGGATTTGGCCGGAAAGACCGTTGCGGTTGTGAAGGGTTACAACGTAGAGGATATCCTTCGAGAGAGATATCCCGATCTCTCCATCGTGCCGGTGGCTAACAACCGAGAGGGGCTCCACATGGTGGCCAACGGGGAGGTCTTTTCCGCCTCCGCTCCTCTCCTCGTGGCGTCTCTGGTGATAGAGGAAGAGGGGCTGACGACGCTGAAGCTCTGGGGTCACGACGATTTCGAGCACAGGCTTCGGATGGGCATAAGGAAGGACGACCCTATTCTGCTTGGGATAATGCAGAAAGCCGTCCTTTCTTTGAACCTGAAGGAAAGCTCCAGGATCTTTGACCGCTGGAATCCTCTGGCTTCAAAGGGAATAGACAGAGGTCTGTTTTGGTCCATAGTGGCCTTGCTTATAATCCTGATAGCCTCGGCTTCCGGGGTAGCCTACCGTTTCGTCCGTAAAAACGATCAGTTGAGAGCTCTCAACCGAGAACTGGCAAAGGCCAAGGCAGCTTTGGAGGAGGGTAACAGACGACTGGAGCTACTTTCGAAGATGGATCACCTGACCGGAATAGCCAATCGCTTCGGCATAGAGGAGTTCCTGAACAGGGCGGTTCACAAGGCCAGGCGAGGGGCCCCTTTTTGCGTCGCCATAGGGGACATCGACCACTTCAAGAGGGTCAACGACGACTATGGCCATCAGGTCGGAGACAGAGTACTGGTCAGGTTGGCCGAGATCCTCGTCGATGCCGTGAGAGCTGTGGATCTCGTTGGGCGGTGGGGAGGAGAGGAATTCATAATAATCTTCGACGATATGGTCGAACGGGACCTTTTCCCCGTCACGGACAGAATCCGTCGGATCGTATCGGAGAGCGATTTCGGCCTGGGTCGACCTCTGACCGTCAGTTTCGGAGGGGCCGCCTTCCAGGCCAATGGAGACCTCAGCCTCAACGATCTGCTGAGGGCCGCCGACGACGCCCTTTACAGGGCCAAGGAGGGCGGTCGCAACAGGGTCGAGATAGGGAATCCCTCCTTGGTCGGAAAGGGCGACCCTGTATCTTAGGATTCTCTGGCCTTTTTGGCCCTCTCAGTGGCCGAGTCGATCAGCTCGTAGCGGTTTACGATCGCCCTCTCGCAGGTGGCGTGGAAGACCTCTCCGATCGAATCGGTCACCTTCATGGAGAACACCAGTCTGTTTCCCTTTATCTGCTCAAGCTTGAGCAAATAGCTGAGCCCAGTGCCCAGCATGGCTGTCTCGTCGTGTCGGACGCTGTAGCTGAGGCCTACGGTGATGAATCCCTCCGGCAGCCTCCCTTCCACCATCTCTGTGGACATGCGTACCATTCGCTCTATGCAGGCGGTGGTGGACAGCAGTTGGTTCAGATGAACCGAGAAATTCCCCACCGTGTCGTCCACCTGGACG from Dethiosulfovibrio faecalis carries:
- a CDS encoding transglycosylase SLT domain-containing protein, whose protein sequence is MKTRAVSPLRASRTALWVILTVILSTLVLPHAAESYSWVFRNSPAWNYMEKHRSKRYAKARVSVMTSYFKAKNPGISAKAARTYASLVEAISGKYGVDPFLVSSIIVKESTVKVRAKSGKAYGLMQINWKANRKWIPRVFPTVKSASKLLHSKPNIYVGCYMLRDALKRGGNVDKALDIYRGKSITSYRTKIHRYYSDQVDMLRKKL
- a CDS encoding diguanylate cyclase, translated to MSRVMRLVFVAVLSWVSFNCSVVFSETSDGLLYVDASVPLSEEEREYLEKLGPIRFSVDPSWAPYEWIDESGEYRGVGADYLKLLSGKLGVAMELVPTRSWEETLEFVKAGSSDVIPLLNRTEDREEYLGFTSPYVINPAVIVTKDDVSDLAGFVDLAGKTVAVVKGYNVEDILRERYPDLSIVPVANNREGLHMVANGEVFSASAPLLVASLVIEEEGLTTLKLWGHDDFEHRLRMGIRKDDPILLGIMQKAVLSLNLKESSRIFDRWNPLASKGIDRGLFWSIVALLIILIASASGVAYRFVRKNDQLRALNRELAKAKAALEEGNRRLELLSKMDHLTGIANRFGIEEFLNRAVHKARRGAPFCVAIGDIDHFKRVNDDYGHQVGDRVLVRLAEILVDAVRAVDLVGRWGGEEFIIIFDDMVERDLFPVTDRIRRIVSESDFGLGRPLTVSFGGAAFQANGDLSLNDLLRAADDALYRAKEGGRNRVEIGNPSLVGKGDPVS
- a CDS encoding Hsp70 family protein, with amino-acid sequence MTRPVLAVDFGTSNSYFCKCPSDELLPSPVDFIADRTGMDTVVLYREGRSPLVGSIALNTWGEATEEERRSLKLVTRFKPEIDRDRESYRAAVAFLSSVREEAEARHIPFDPRSREVYFGVPCQAGGSYLDALTSAAFDAGYGRVKTLEEPLGALLYHISQRDMAPSEAMGRVLVLDFGGGTCDLASLEGLSVRSSWGDWSLGGRLFDDLFFRILCERNPGLEESMDEGTSYFVHWYWSRILKESFSTTMARDRSVLWSGTAGAYGGIRRLGWDEFMERISDYRPTEDMIRSIGGDCPGSDCPENLVTRLGGLILGCDGADSVILAGGSSLWPFVSDLVQRIMPEARLIRSDQPYGVVSRGLALFPALKNKNGQTLSSLRRDLHRFVEEIRTDVIDPVLEDTVDRASDDVASLLVGEAVIPALEEFRRAGGKISAFEKRVISAMEDRKDSVDRKVTDHLRSASEKIPVMVLEKLALWFRKNGVRSMPRHLELALGEEGPDVLSALDMSGISPVAGLSSGMDRVAAVLAGAVVASICGGGGMALIASGLPGLLLGGVIGLGGYALGRERIRKGFRDISIPKMMARAVVSEGTVEKAVARSRKAISDGLQDGVRREWAALEQELMASVEEMVRKEIAALSMLNQLEGGVSRED
- a CDS encoding methyl-accepting chemotaxis protein, with the protein product MRNWSLKTKLLTVILTISFLAFSSAVGILTYRARSMALENAYSLGEETAQRYGVQVSEYLGRALTHARDLSIQFSMMVGRERSDRDAGVALLRSTLESNPQLFGAWAVFEPNVFDGRDSEFVGAEGHDDTGRYIPYLVRSGGDILHDPCVGYETAEYYQLPLTSGNVVIADPAEWEVGGKMVMMTSLCVPVKLGGKVIGVVGVDISMDTFQKVFSEIKPFGTGYAGLLSDKGTYVAYPKKDLVGTTVSDGEALSAIRDGKNFNRSVVSDVSGVDIYETFQPVDVDRYGSPWSVQIALPYDMIYQEADSIMTMGIMVGVAALAVLAGVVLFFVGRVVRPIKTASLLASRAKDGDLTITRDEFQTSSGDEVGRMADSLSEMVEGLRDIVGSVVEEAQSVSDRSTSLAALSEEANASMEEIRSSVEKVASLAESNSAALQESGASVQEVAESAQMSASSATEGAEASQKSAEETQKAVGKVEETIHKMEEAGEVSRESIGRIRELAGSVDSISGFVGDITRIADQTNLLALNAAIEAARAGEAGRGFAVVAEEVRKLAEESALSADKVAKIIVELEEHSGESIEATERTGSILSEAVESARGAQEELNRSLEMTREVNEAIQNIAAVAQEQAASSEEMTSSIDQVTNANFDTVRMMEAIRGASEETAKASEGVSLEAQAMAEGASSMMSLVKRFKLKKEDRGLARL
- the speE gene encoding polyamine aminopropyltransferase; the protein is MISREKRHNEVWFTEESTKHLRLSLRVTGELVRKETPYQSLLALETAEYGRMLVLDGAIQVTEKDEFCYHEMMAHVPLCSHPNPKKVLVVGGGDGGSLREAVKHESVEKAVLVDIDEEVINTSREFFPTLSCAMDDPKAEIRPMDAMVYMKDHRGEFDVIIVDATDPVDMAAGLFQSPFYRDVWDALSDDGFMVTHIESPFTDAAIMVPAYRAMKEVFPSVHPYLGFMPTYPSGMWVYAIGSKRHDPSKPLREAPKGLKYYTSDVHRASFALPPFLVELLENGEGVESHY
- a CDS encoding thioesterase family protein; the protein is MLDVREIFQEGETLEANRTVQVDDTVGNFSVHLNQLLSTTACIERMVRMSTEMVEGRLPEGFITVGLSYSVRHDETAMLGTGLSYLLKLEQIKGNRLVFSMKVTDSIGEVFHATCERAIVNRYELIDSATERAKKARES